aagacctttccttcaggagtggatcAAATCCCTGTGAGTTAACTACAATATAcaatgttcctgtgagtgggcctggttttccaaggctgggccaggactccatggagactgaacacgaGTGTgatgtggggtgtgcatttgctgccttcaggagtggactctgctcTCGGTTGGAGACCCTGTTTTGTAGTGGTGGACTCTGCAatttggagtggactccattttggacaatgcaccttgtaaactggagtggactcttcctggGAATGGACTGTATACTTTGAAGACTCTgtatttggactgtgtaccagaaaggactctgtgtTTTGGTAATTAACTGTCATATGGTTTGTTGggggttatcacctgcactgtcttgtgtgtccctgggtctggcaggccttattgtgagctgggaggctcatgggtcgtcctgaaagctgtcaccctaagagccagaaggtgggtaggccatcctgtgaacctgaaggttggtaggctgtctcaaaagccagagggtgggtaggccaccctgatgccagtcaccctgagagccagatggtgggtaggccgttctgagcgccgtcgtcccgagaaggggtgatcaggacgggctgtcctagaggtggtcaaaaggtgtgtcagagcagctgagagccagaaggcgcataggggcaggctgagatccggaaggcttgtgggctaccctgcacgttgtcgtcccagggaaggggatgggctgtcctagaggtggccggaaggtgtgccaggatagcccactggccggaTGGCGCATCGGCGTGGGTGAGAGcacaatggtacgtaggggcaggctgagatccggaaggcggGTAGCTGTTCTTGGTGCTGTCACCCTGGacaggtaccggggcgggctgccccagaggtggtcaaaaggtgctgagggtggttagtgaagctggaaggtgggtaggccgtcctgaccgctgtcaccctgggcgtgtaccggggcgggctgccctagaggtggtcgaaaggtgtggcaGGGTGGACCAAGAtatggaaggggcatggggtggaccaagagctggaaggtgggtaggggtgggctgccttagagtgatcagaaggtgggagggacgaggtcttgctgggtctgtattgtatgcacatTTTTACGTAACAGGATTGTCttatgtataaatgtcattgttgctgtcttttcatatttgaaactgggattcgtggtttgtcctcatttccctgtaaactggttgaatggtagggtttgtgGCCtggctcctctcccttgtaaaattgctgttgtatacagctgtaaattagattagattagattagattaggttacttacagtgtggaaacaggcccttcggcccaacaagtccacaccgccccgccgaagcgcaacccacccatacccctacatgtaccccttacctaacactacgggcaatttagcatggccaattcacctgacctgcacatctttggactgtgggaggaaaccggagcacccggaggaaacccacgcagacacggggatgttaattttttttctgtaaccTCTTTtggaattgtttaataaaattaaaaaaataaacaggagattcagagtttcctcagtttagggggggaaaaaagaacaggagtgtcagagattctgttgactctgagagctggttctgagggagctggatcagggtcagggactctccatgtgtaaataatgggtgacttggtgacgggatactgggcTCTGTGAATTTATTTCACCAGTAACACACATTCATGGAACATCATATAATCCAGTAATACTCACTGGACCAAACACGGTCCTAATAATATCCTCAAGACAATAATGACACAGTGTTTTGAGCTTCAGGGGTAATCAGAGAGCTTCAGGAAGCCCCAAATGACATATTTTTAATAAAAAGCATCACAAACGATGGTTCACAGTGGATTGCATTTTAAAGCTATTTCATCAGGTGCTTTAAAGGAGCTGGTAACATTATCAGATCCGTAGCCCAGTCTTTCCACAGCATTACAGAAAACCATACTTACATTTATTCCCAGTGCAAACAaaggcattttaaaaacattaaatggattcaaaaataaaattagcaAAATCCAGAAAAAGTTCTAGATAATTAAAACCATCCAATGTACATTTGTAAAGTTCTTCCCTTGGATTTCTAACATACATTGCAATATTAATACAAAGTTTGGATTTAATAATCTGGCAAACTTTCCCAGAGAagactgtggatgctgtgaatcagtTGAAACGTTTGCTGGGTAAGGGTGTCCAAGGATGTGGAGTTGAAATACAGATCACCACAATCTAAACAGGCAGGACACAATctaagtgggctgaatggcctcctctattTCCCTGCTCCTGAAGAGAGGGAAGGGTGTATATTgagagttaggagaaagtgaggactgcagatgctggagatcagagtcgagaatgtggtgttggaaaagcacagccagtcaggcagcatccgaggagcaggagagtcgatgtttcgagtgaAGAGCCTGGTtaggagcttatgctcaaaacatcgactctccttctcctcggatgctgcctgaccagctgagcttttccagcaccacacttttgtaCATTGAGTGTTGTAGCATTTCACCTGCAAGTGTCCTCCAACACTcaagagagaaatgggtctgaatAATTCCTGCTAGAGTTTTGTAGCAGTTAAATATTAGCAGCAAATATTGTGCAGCTTGTGTTTAATGTCAGATATTTTGTGGGCAAATGCTTGATACAGACtgtccttgcattgaaataggaACTATAAGACAGGGTAACACGAGGAAGACTATAAGAGAAGTGAACCACATTTTCCCAACTCACTGAAGCTTTGTTCGGGTTCCTGGTTCTGTGATGATGGCTTCAGTTTCTACTTTCACAGATGGGTCTCTCTCACTCGCATTAAAGGGTGCATTTCCTCTGCATGCTGGAAGTGGACCCCTTTCTCCAGTAGGGGAAGGAGCGTCTCAGCAGAGACGAACAAACTATTCATCTCTTGGTTAGAGTTTCAGAGAGAATTAACTCGACATTGGATGCTCCTAGTAACCATAGATCTCATTTTCCACCCAGCCAGATTCTCCACATTTTTTCACTTGATGACTATAAGGTTCATAAATCTCATTTGTCACAAAACCACTTGTGGAACAATTGGTACCAATGTTGTCATATTCTCTGGAAACATTGTCTAGTTCCTGGCTGGGAGCAGAGCTTCGGAAAGAAATGTTCTTTATTTGAGGTCGGGTTCCAGTTAAATCAGCCTCTGACTGCTTCATGATGACATTGTATATCTCCAGCTTTGGAGAGTTGCTTCTGACAGATTCCATCCAGAAATGCTGTTCCTTCACGATCGTCTCACATCTCTCTTTCCTCCTGAAGGCAAAAGAATTTCAGTAACGTCAATCCTGAATAACTGTACAACAGCAGCAGAGATCCAGGATAAAAAGGGGAAAAGCCAAGGGAAAGAGTGAGAAGAAAGAGGGGAAAGAGGTGGAGAAagagaaggtgggggagggggcaaaCAGAGAGGAGGCGGGGCAAAGAGAAGGGGAGGCTGAaaagagggaggggagggagaaaaACAGGGAGAGCAGCGCAGTGCCTCACAAGAGGAAATGATCTGTCGCTGTACAATGGTCATGTTCTGTCACTAGGTAGTTGTCAGTGattgaatcaaaaagtgtggtgctggaaaagcacagccggtcaggcagcatccgaggagcaggagagttgacatttcgagcataagctttacatcaggaatgatgaggagcttatgctcaaaatgtcgactctcctgctccttggatcccaCCTAatctactgcgcttttccagcacctcacttattgactgacctccagcatctgcagtcctcactttctccaaattgtcAGTGATTGATCAGGTTTGATCAGTAGGGGATCAGGTTTGGTTAGTGATGGATCAGGATTGAGATTGGCCAGTGCTGGATGGAGATCAGATTTGGTCAGTGATGGATGGGATTGGTCAATGTGGGATCAGTCAGTTGGTGATTGGTCAGGATTGGTGGGGTGCCGGATTCAGTGTTTCTGAACTCACCTTCTCACGACACGGAGACAGAAGATGGCACTGAGCACCAGCAGGAGGATGAGCACTGGGATTGTCGGAATAATAATGTAGAGGATGTTCAGGGTGTTGTCTGTAAGAAATGAAACTCCAATTATAAAGGAAAAACCCTCCAGAATGAAAACGGGAATTTCTGCAACAATTACAGGTTAAAGCCAAGGAATGGGGATTGACCTGGGGTTAAGGTTTATTCCTTCTAAGtcacttgtcatagagtcatatagcaccctttagtccaactcgccCATTCCAATCTAATTCCCTAATTGATCTTGTCCCATGTGCTagtatttggccaatatccctgtaaacctttcctagtcatgtagccattcagatgccttttagagaatcacagagtcaaacagcagggaaacagacccatcagtccaaccagtccatgccaaccataatcccaaactaaacaagtcccacctacctgtgcatggtccatatccctccaaacatttcttactcacGTACTCATCTAAAAaatgaaagttcattccacacacgaaccactgtgtaaaaaaaattgcccctcatgtcttttttaaatctttctcctctcaccttaaaaatatgccctatAGTGTGAAATACCCCTAGGGTACATAAacgatctggaggaaggtatacgTGGTctgatgagcaagtttgcagatgtcacaagattggtggagtagcagatagtgaaggggactgtcagagaatgcagcagaatatagacagattggagagttgggtggagaaatggcagatggagttcaatccaggcaattgtgaggtgatgcattttggaaaatccaattcaagagcaaactatacagtaaatggaaaagccctggggaaaattgatgcacagagaAATCggtgtgttcaggtccattgttccctgaaggtggtaacgcaggtcaatagagtggtcatgAAGGCATAGagcatactttccttcatcggacaggggaattgaatacaagaattggcaggtcatgttacagttgtacaggactttggttcagccacatttggaatactgagtacagttctggtcgccacatttccaaaaggatgtggatgctttggagagggtgcagaggaggttcacccggatgttgcctggtatggagggtgctagctatgaagagaggttgaatagattaggattattttcattaggaagactgaggttgagggggacctgattgaggtctacaaaatcatgagaggtataggcagggtggatagcaagaaatcttttcccagagtggggaactcaattactaggggtcatgacaTCAAAGTGAGACGGGACAAGTTTAGggaagatatgcatggaaagttccaGCCCTAATTGTcctgcagaaggtggtgatgagttaccttcttgaaccatggaAATCCTTGGATGATAATTACACGCACAATGTCATTAAggacagaattccagaattttgatccagcaacattgaaggaatggcgatatatttctaagtcaggatggtgagtggtttggaggggaacttgcatgagATGTTGttgccatatatctgctgcccttgcccttttaaatggaagtggtcatgggtttggaaggtttacTGAACTTGCCTGATatcctgcagtgcattttgtagatggtccTTACTGCTCCAACAGAGGGcagcggagggagtggatgtggtaccaatcagtCAAACCATTTTATCATGGAAGGtaggtcaagcttcttgagtgttattggagctgcacccatccagggaagtggggagtattctatcaaaCACAGgacttgtgccttacagatggaggctttggggagtccagaagatgagttacttactgcagaatTTTCAATCTCTGACCTGATTTCTTCTAGACATTGTACttatatgactggtccagttcagctcCTGGTCAAAGATAACTCCCAGGACGTTGATAGCATTTGTGCAGCATGAATgctacttgtcacttttcagcccaaacctcAATATTGTCCAAATCTAACTGCATTTAGACAGGctctgcttcagtacctgaggagtcacgaatggtgctgaacattgtgcaatcatgagcaaacatccccacttctgatagagtcatagagatgcacagcatggaaacagacccttcggtccaacccatccatgctgaccaacctctataaggtcacccctcagcctccgacactccagggaaaacagccccagcctgttcagcctctccctatagctcaaaccctccaaccctggcaacatccttataaatcttttctgaggagaaagtgaggtctgcagatgctggagatcaaagttgaaactttattgctggaacagcacagcaggtcaggcagcaccagggaacaggagattcgacgtttcgggcacaggcccttcttcaggaatgatcttttctgaaccctttcaagtttcacaacatctttccgataggaaggagaccagaattgcacgcaatattccaacagtgtcccacccaatgtcctgtacagccgcaacatgacctcccaactcctgtactcagtactctgaccataaaggaaaacataccaaacgccgccttcactatcctataatGGTGAAATTTAATGCAAGAATAGGGAGGCTATGTATCAAttacacagggcattggtgagcccACATCTGAAATACTGTAAGTACAGCATTCTTCACctgtacttacagaaggatgGTAATGCATTGGCAGCAGTTCAATGAAGCGTTACTAGACTAGGACCTGGAATGAGCAATTGCTGattgaggaaaggctagacaggttAGGCCTGTCACCTCTGGACACAGTGCCAGAAGTGACTGAATTGAAacttataagatcctgaggggatttaACTGAGCagatgtgaaaaggatgtttcctcttgttgggGAATCTCGAACCAGGGATCACTGTTCAGAAATAAGATGGCACCCATTTCAGACAAAGATGCAGAAACATTTTTCTCTTTCAGAGGATTATGAGTTTTTGGAAtgtttcctcaaaaggcagtggatacagatttgttaaatatttttgagGAAGAGGGAGATAGAATCTTTATCACAAAGACGTTTACAGGAATGTGAAGTTagtgttaaaatcagatcagccatgatcttattaaaaggcacagcaggcctgaagggctgagtggcctcctcttgtttCTTGGTCGTATGAAAGTACTGCCTCTTACCCTCTTCCAAGCTGTTCCCATCAATGGGAGTTGGTATTGACCCTGGAGTCAAGGAATCTGGAACTGTGAGCAAAACAGAGAGACTCAATCAGGGCAGAGACCAGCAATTGGCTAAATAATCCATCATCATTCGCccaactctaatttctctctcccttcatTGCACTCCCCATCCTTAAACATGACTAGTCCACCACCCTCCCACACAGCTTACTTCccccaacccattccccaacctccAGACACCTCACTTGCAGTCCAACACACTCCCAATCCCAATCTCCAACACCAAACCCAACCAAACCTTGCTCTCACCACTCCCTCTCTTTTCATTCCCTTTCCACACAGAGCCATGTTGTGCAATCCCAATCCACAGTTTTGGAATTTATTTGAGGGTGAGGGATTGGATGGGGTCAAAGGCTGCTATTCACATGAACCAATCCATTGGAGTGTTTACCTGGAGCATACTTGCAGATGAAGTTGTTCTTCATGTTGCATCGATCATCGTTCCATTGGTAAAGATAGGGGCCTCCCATACCTGAGGAGGCAGATGGTTGGTGATACAtcaccacacacccctcactaCCACACGATGGCTCATCCACATACCAGTTACTGAAAGAGATAAGAAACACCAAATCCTGATTGCCTGTCAATCGAGTAACCCAGCAACTAAACAACTCAGCAACAGGTTAACTGGTAATCCAGCAATTGGTAACTCACTAACTTAGCAGCATCAGTGCCCAACATCCCAGTAACATGGAAGACCAGCAACAACAGGAACCTGAGATGGCCTCTGTTTGTTGATTAATCCCAAACCTCTACTCTCCGGTGTTCATTTCCAAAGGATGGGAATTCTGTTGAGCTTTGACTGGACTTTAGCAGATGTGTTTTAATTTC
The window above is part of the Chiloscyllium plagiosum isolate BGI_BamShark_2017 chromosome 36, ASM401019v2, whole genome shotgun sequence genome. Proteins encoded here:
- the LOC122541133 gene encoding layilin-like isoform X3, which produces MEPRTFLMVMAVWVRSGFASKLLSGQNVCRRGVERPCYQIAYFQDTSLRLGFEEAQSECKRDGGNLLSIETANEQRFVEKLIENLSAGDGDFWIGLWRRENGNESSADCPDLYQWIDGTDTGFRNWYVDEPSCGSEGCVVMYHQPSASSGMGGPYLYQWNDDRCNMKNNFICKYAPDNTLNILYIIIPTIPVLILLLVLSAIFCLRVVRRRKERCETIVKEQHFWMESVRSNSPKLEIYNVIMKQSEADLTGTRPQIKNISFRSSAPSQELDNVSREYDNIGTNCSTSGFVTNEIYEPYSHQVKKCGESGWVENEIYGY
- the LOC122541133 gene encoding layilin-like isoform X1; this translates as MEPRTFLMVMAVWVRSGFASKLLSGQNVCRRGVERPCYQIAYFQDTSLRLGFEEAQSECKRDGGNLLSIETANEQRFVEKLIENLSAGDGDFWIGLWRRENGNESSADCPDLYQWIDGTDTGFRNWYVDEPSCGSEGCVVMYHQPSASSGMGGPYLYQWNDDRCNMKNNFICKYAPVPDSLTPGSIPTPIDGNSLEEDNTLNILYIIIPTIPVLILLLVLSAIFCLRVVRRRKERCETIVKEQHFWMESVRSNSPKLEIYNVIMKQSEADLTGTRPQIKNISFRSSAPSQELDNVSREYDNIGTNCSTSGFVTNEIYEPYSHQVKKCGESGWVENEIYGY
- the LOC122541133 gene encoding layilin-like isoform X2; its protein translation is MKGLIFTLSLEITATRLTTVGQNVCRRGVERPCYQIAYFQDTSLRLGFEEAQSECKRDGGNLLSIETANEQRFVEKLIENLSAGDGDFWIGLWRRENGNESSADCPDLYQWIDGTDTGFRNWYVDEPSCGSEGCVVMYHQPSASSGMGGPYLYQWNDDRCNMKNNFICKYAPVPDSLTPGSIPTPIDGNSLEEDNTLNILYIIIPTIPVLILLLVLSAIFCLRVVRRRKERCETIVKEQHFWMESVRSNSPKLEIYNVIMKQSEADLTGTRPQIKNISFRSSAPSQELDNVSREYDNIGTNCSTSGFVTNEIYEPYSHQVKKCGESGWVENEIYGY